One window from the genome of Emys orbicularis isolate rEmyOrb1 chromosome 22, rEmyOrb1.hap1, whole genome shotgun sequence encodes:
- the LOC135893449 gene encoding basic phospholipase A2 homolog Gln49-PLA2-like translates to MKNLFAVTLLIACSLSGTQGSLLEFRKMINQATRKSAILSYYGYGCYCGSDGRGEPKDATDWCCRAHHCCYKRLKASGCYGNRQRYSYTYKDGDILCALGSWCEEQVCDCDKSTALCLERNLKTFNSRYVRYRDNKCTGFTPMC, encoded by the exons ATGAAGAATCTCTTTGCGGTCACCTTGCTAATCGCCTGCA GTCTGTCTGGAACACAGGGGAGCCTTCTGGAGTTTCGAAAGATGATTAATCAAGCCACGAGAAAAAGCGCCATCCTCAGTTATTATGGGTACGGCTGCTACTGCGGGTCTGATGGCAGAGGGGAGCCAAAGGATGCGACAGATTG GTGCTGCCGAGCTCATCACTGCTGTTATAAAAGGCTAAAAGCTAGTGGATGTTATGGGAACAGACAGCGATATAGTTACACCTACAAGGACGGGGACATTCTGTGTG CTTTGGGGAGCTGGTGCGAAGAACAGGTCTGTGACTGTGACAAGAGCACTGCTCTCTGCCTGGAAAGGAACCTGAAGACGTTCAACAGCCGCTACGTTCGTTACCGAGACAACAAGTGTACGGGATTCACACCCATGTGCTAG